In Achromobacter spanius, the following proteins share a genomic window:
- a CDS encoding dienelactone hydrolase family protein, translating to MNDQDAHFDSLLPPLRLDRRGFIATTVAAGFSLAAGPAVAQTAIATDTKGLTAGKVDIPTKDGKMPAYRAAPEGKKNLPTVLVVSEIFGVHEYIQDVCRRLAHLGYMAIAPELYARQGDPSKYTEIPKLLAEVVSKVPDLQVQNDLDATATWAAANGGNPDKLGIVGFCWGGRQVWLYAAHNPKLKAGAAFYGQLAGEPTDLKPKSALSLVNDLKAPVLGAYGGKDAGIPLTDVDRMRVELAKGSAAAKASRIDVYPEAPHAFHADYRPSYRRPEAEQAWTRMLDWFKQNGLAA from the coding sequence ATGAACGATCAGGACGCGCACTTCGACAGCCTGTTGCCGCCCTTGCGGCTGGACCGTCGGGGCTTCATCGCCACGACGGTCGCGGCGGGCTTTTCGCTGGCCGCGGGGCCGGCCGTGGCGCAGACCGCCATCGCCACCGACACGAAGGGGCTGACGGCCGGCAAGGTCGACATCCCCACCAAAGACGGCAAGATGCCGGCCTATCGCGCGGCACCGGAAGGCAAGAAGAACCTGCCCACCGTGCTGGTCGTGTCCGAGATTTTCGGCGTGCATGAATACATCCAGGACGTGTGCCGGCGCCTGGCGCACCTGGGCTACATGGCCATTGCGCCGGAACTCTACGCGCGCCAGGGCGACCCATCCAAATACACCGAAATCCCGAAGCTGCTGGCCGAGGTCGTGAGCAAAGTGCCCGACCTTCAGGTGCAGAACGACCTGGACGCCACCGCGACGTGGGCGGCGGCCAATGGCGGCAACCCCGACAAGCTGGGCATCGTGGGCTTTTGCTGGGGCGGCCGCCAGGTCTGGCTGTATGCGGCCCACAACCCCAAGTTGAAAGCCGGTGCGGCGTTCTACGGCCAACTGGCCGGCGAACCCACCGACCTCAAGCCCAAGTCGGCCTTGAGCCTGGTTAACGACCTGAAAGCGCCGGTGCTGGGCGCGTATGGCGGCAAGGACGCGGGCATTCCGCTGACGGACGTCGACCGCATGCGCGTCGAACTGGCGAAAGGCTCGGCGGCGGCGAAGGCCTCACGGATCGATGTGTACCCCGAAGCGCCGCATGCGTTCCATGCGGATTACCGTCCGTCGTACCGCAGGCCGGAGGCCGAGCAGGCCTGGACCCGGATGCTGGATTGGTTCAAGCAGAACGGACTGGCGGCGTAG
- a CDS encoding peroxiredoxin produces MTINVGDRVPEGTLTEFIETETAGCSLGPNAFQVSDLTRGKTIALFALPGAFTPTCSAKHLPGYVEQAAALKAKGVDEIWCVAVNDAFVMGAWGREQKTEGKVRMLADGSALWTKELGLELDLIARGMGVRSQRYSALIVDGVVKQLNVEGPGKFEVSDAATLLSQI; encoded by the coding sequence ATGACGATCAACGTCGGCGACCGCGTGCCTGAAGGCACCCTGACCGAATTCATCGAAACCGAAACCGCCGGCTGCTCGCTGGGCCCCAACGCGTTCCAGGTTTCCGACCTGACCCGCGGCAAGACCATCGCGCTGTTCGCCTTGCCGGGCGCCTTCACCCCCACCTGCTCGGCCAAGCATCTGCCGGGCTATGTGGAACAAGCCGCCGCCTTGAAGGCCAAGGGCGTGGATGAAATCTGGTGCGTGGCCGTCAACGACGCTTTCGTCATGGGCGCCTGGGGCCGCGAGCAAAAGACCGAAGGCAAGGTCCGCATGCTGGCCGACGGCTCGGCGCTGTGGACCAAGGAACTGGGTCTGGAACTGGACCTGATCGCGCGCGGCATGGGCGTGCGTTCGCAACGCTATTCGGCCTTGATCGTCGACGGCGTGGTCAAGCAACTGAACGTGGAAGGCCCTGGCAAGTTCGAAGTCAGCGATGCCGCCACGCTGCTGTCGCAAATCTGA
- the moaC gene encoding cyclic pyranopterin monophosphate synthase MoaC, which yields MSSSPPSLSHLDEAGQVRMVDVIAKSDTERVAIAVASVRMNAVAYGLLTQPGQGKGEVLNTARVAAVLAAKRCAELIPLCHSLPLAFVGVDFALDDAAHRIDIQATCRTSYKTGVEMEAMMACSVAALTIYDMCKAADKGIVVEQVRLKYKAGGKSGEWRND from the coding sequence ATGTCATCTTCCCCCCCTTCCCTGAGCCACCTGGACGAAGCCGGCCAGGTGCGCATGGTTGACGTCATCGCCAAGTCGGACACCGAGCGCGTGGCGATCGCCGTGGCCAGCGTGCGCATGAATGCCGTGGCCTACGGCCTGTTGACGCAGCCGGGCCAGGGCAAGGGTGAAGTGCTCAACACCGCGCGCGTGGCCGCCGTGCTGGCCGCCAAGCGCTGCGCGGAACTGATCCCGCTTTGCCACAGCCTGCCGCTGGCGTTCGTGGGCGTGGACTTCGCGCTGGACGACGCCGCGCATCGCATCGACATCCAGGCCACTTGCCGCACCAGCTACAAGACGGGCGTGGAAATGGAAGCCATGATGGCGTGCAGCGTGGCCGCGCTGACCATCTACGACATGTGCAAGGCCGCCGACAAAGGCATCGTGGTCGAACAAGTACGCCTTAAGTACAAGGCCGGAGGAAAAAGCGGTGAATGGCGCAACGATTAA
- a CDS encoding DUF748 domain-containing protein, producing the protein MPLRRPKFRFTRRAGKILLGLVAVALILCGIAAWQVPKVLHNVLTTDVAKMIGRDVSVGKISFNPFTLTVRARDLAVAQPGSQTPLLTLAELDASAAWSSLFWFAPVVDRLTLREPSIAIVREDVTRFNFSDIQQRVADMAAAKPEEPPEPDAGLPRFSLNNMVIEGGSITLDDKVTGRKQVVDELGLGVPFISNFGYATDIDVQPRLHLRINGSPFDLTGVARPFDKVPSSTLRVAFNGLQLEKWADVWPMPLPFKLESALLDSNLQVVFEQPKDAAPKIRVVGDLGLRRFDLRDTNGDPLAAWSALTVTRLELEPIARQAYVGEIGLWAPQVHVRRYANEHLNWQDVVVKLKALAGVAPTETPVADKLRRDMGLKDKPKPDAAEPAPDATPATPSPAASAPATPGVAPPGTATPAPAPTPDSSDWKVTLDAFNLHEGELTLTDAISKLDYVVTGVGATVEGVTIPEVKDQPVNLWLNVDNSTDGGWIRAKGPLELKPLSLELAVRMGNVALAPLAPAVRNAAPILLLDGRLGASAQIHVSEKAGAIDAYATGVQADLTQFKARDEAQKPALDIALQSLRLTADRLAMGPGKSNFTLAAAGIQGDGALNLKGSFTPQPLTLSSSVDLSDLNVAPFAPYAAGSLNATVRAITLAAKGDVAFAAATGNAPMRVNWKGGVDITGVDLQDRVNKDDFLNWKRLAFAGMDVSVAGDKVAAKLGDIALEDFYGRILLNAQGRLNVMDLVAAPGQAGGSITQDTQTPGRQAPAAPVSSNKDAKSDAGAAMPDISVNSVTLSRGRMTFTDRFVKPNYVAELSAIEGAISAVSSTNPQPANVKVTGRVYTTAPLSISGIVQPFAKYLTLDLKASAKGVDLPRFNTYSAKYVGYPIKRGKLSVDLEYKIKNRALQASNHVVLNQLTFGDKTNSPDATKLPVLLAVALLKDSRGNIDINLPVSGSLDDPEFSVGGIVVRVLLNLVVKAVTSPFSLLASAFGGGEELSYVEFAPGSAVLTEDSIQRIDTLTKALTERPALKMDISGRADPKTDMEGLRQAWVDAQIRAAKAADTAPRGKKPNPAGVQVSAAERAKYLEDVYDDTDIKDKPRNFVGMAKSVPAEQMESMLRGVAPVGDEQLRQLADARAQAVYEKLQAQEGLADRVFIVAPQLDADGIKDEGQPSRVDFSLK; encoded by the coding sequence ATGCCCTTGCGGCGCCCCAAGTTTCGGTTCACCCGGCGCGCCGGCAAAATCCTACTGGGCCTTGTGGCGGTCGCGCTGATCCTCTGCGGCATTGCCGCCTGGCAAGTGCCGAAGGTCTTGCACAACGTGCTGACCACCGACGTCGCCAAGATGATCGGCCGCGATGTTTCCGTGGGCAAGATCAGCTTCAACCCCTTCACGCTGACGGTGCGCGCCCGCGACCTTGCCGTGGCGCAACCCGGGTCGCAGACCCCGCTGCTGACCTTGGCCGAACTGGATGCCAGCGCCGCCTGGAGCTCCCTGTTCTGGTTCGCGCCCGTCGTCGACCGCTTGACGCTGCGCGAGCCCAGCATTGCCATCGTGCGTGAAGACGTCACGCGCTTCAATTTTTCTGACATCCAGCAACGCGTCGCGGACATGGCGGCGGCCAAGCCTGAAGAACCGCCCGAACCCGACGCCGGCCTGCCGCGTTTTTCGCTGAACAACATGGTCATCGAAGGCGGGTCCATCACGCTGGATGACAAGGTCACCGGACGCAAGCAGGTAGTGGATGAACTGGGCCTGGGCGTGCCGTTCATTTCCAACTTCGGCTACGCCACCGACATCGACGTGCAGCCTCGGCTGCACCTGCGCATCAACGGCAGCCCGTTCGACCTGACCGGCGTGGCGCGCCCGTTCGACAAGGTGCCGTCGTCTACCCTGCGCGTGGCCTTCAATGGCTTGCAGCTTGAAAAGTGGGCGGACGTCTGGCCGATGCCGCTGCCCTTCAAGCTGGAAAGCGCGCTGCTGGATTCCAACCTGCAAGTGGTGTTTGAACAGCCCAAGGACGCCGCGCCCAAGATTCGCGTGGTGGGCGATCTGGGGCTGCGCCGGTTTGACCTGCGCGACACCAACGGCGACCCCCTGGCTGCCTGGAGCGCGCTGACCGTCACCCGCCTGGAACTGGAACCCATCGCGCGCCAGGCTTATGTAGGCGAGATCGGCCTGTGGGCGCCGCAGGTCCATGTGCGGCGCTACGCCAATGAACACCTGAACTGGCAGGACGTCGTTGTCAAACTGAAGGCGCTGGCGGGCGTGGCGCCCACCGAGACGCCAGTAGCCGACAAGCTGCGCCGCGACATGGGGCTGAAGGACAAGCCGAAACCCGACGCTGCCGAACCCGCTCCTGATGCCACGCCAGCCACGCCGTCGCCCGCAGCTTCGGCGCCGGCCACCCCGGGTGTTGCCCCCCCAGGTACTGCCACCCCCGCGCCTGCCCCCACCCCGGACTCGTCGGACTGGAAAGTCACGCTGGACGCCTTCAACCTGCACGAAGGCGAGCTCACCCTGACCGACGCGATCAGCAAGCTGGACTACGTCGTGACCGGCGTGGGCGCCACCGTTGAAGGCGTGACCATCCCCGAGGTCAAGGACCAGCCGGTCAACCTGTGGCTGAACGTGGATAACAGCACCGACGGCGGCTGGATCCGCGCCAAGGGGCCGCTGGAGCTGAAACCGCTGTCGCTGGAACTGGCCGTGCGGATGGGCAACGTTGCCCTGGCGCCCTTGGCCCCGGCTGTGCGCAACGCGGCGCCGATCTTGCTGCTGGATGGCCGTCTAGGTGCATCCGCCCAGATCCATGTCAGCGAAAAGGCCGGCGCCATCGACGCCTACGCCACGGGTGTCCAGGCCGACCTGACCCAGTTCAAGGCGCGCGACGAGGCACAGAAGCCCGCGCTGGACATCGCCCTGCAATCGTTGCGCCTGACGGCGGACCGACTGGCCATGGGCCCCGGGAAAAGCAATTTCACCTTGGCGGCCGCGGGCATCCAGGGCGACGGCGCGCTGAACCTGAAGGGCTCGTTCACGCCGCAGCCGCTGACGCTGTCATCCTCCGTGGACCTCTCTGACCTGAACGTGGCGCCGTTCGCGCCCTATGCGGCCGGCAGCCTGAACGCCACCGTGCGCGCCATCACGCTGGCGGCCAAGGGCGACGTGGCCTTTGCCGCCGCCACCGGCAACGCGCCCATGCGGGTCAACTGGAAGGGCGGCGTCGACATAACCGGCGTCGACCTGCAAGACCGCGTCAACAAGGACGACTTCCTGAACTGGAAGCGCCTGGCGTTTGCCGGCATGGATGTGTCCGTGGCGGGCGACAAGGTCGCTGCCAAGCTCGGTGACATTGCGCTGGAAGACTTCTATGGCCGCATCCTGCTGAACGCGCAGGGCCGCTTGAACGTGATGGACCTGGTTGCCGCGCCCGGGCAGGCCGGCGGTTCCATCACGCAAGATACGCAAACGCCGGGCCGGCAAGCGCCCGCCGCGCCGGTTTCCTCGAATAAAGACGCCAAGAGCGATGCCGGCGCCGCCATGCCCGATATCTCCGTCAACAGCGTCACGCTGTCGCGCGGCCGCATGACGTTCACCGACCGCTTCGTCAAACCGAACTACGTGGCGGAACTGTCGGCCATCGAGGGCGCGATCTCGGCGGTGTCGTCCACCAACCCGCAGCCCGCCAACGTGAAGGTGACGGGGCGGGTGTACACCACGGCGCCGCTGTCCATCAGCGGCATCGTGCAGCCATTCGCCAAGTATTTGACGCTGGACCTGAAGGCGTCGGCCAAGGGCGTGGACCTGCCGCGCTTCAACACCTATTCGGCCAAGTACGTGGGCTACCCGATCAAGCGCGGCAAGCTGTCGGTGGACCTGGAATACAAGATCAAGAACCGCGCCTTGCAGGCGTCCAACCACGTGGTGCTGAACCAACTGACCTTCGGCGACAAAACCAACAGCCCCGACGCGACCAAGCTGCCGGTGCTGTTGGCGGTGGCGCTGCTGAAGGACTCGCGCGGCAATATCGACATCAACCTGCCCGTGTCCGGCTCGCTGGACGATCCGGAATTCTCGGTGGGCGGCATCGTGGTGCGCGTGTTGCTGAACCTGGTGGTCAAGGCGGTGACCTCGCCGTTCAGCCTGTTGGCCTCGGCCTTCGGGGGCGGTGAAGAACTGTCGTATGTGGAATTCGCGCCGGGCAGCGCGGTGCTGACGGAAGATTCCATCCAGCGCATCGACACGCTGACCAAGGCCTTGACCGAGCGCCCCGCGCTGAAGATGGACATCAGCGGCCGCGCCGATCCCAAGACCGACATGGAAGGCCTGCGCCAAGCGTGGGTGGACGCGCAGATCCGTGCCGCCAAGGCCGCGGACACGGCCCCGCGTGGCAAAAAGCCGAACCCGGCCGGGGTGCAGGTGTCGGCCGCCGAGCGCGCCAAATACCTGGAAGACGTCTACGACGACACGGACATCAAGGACAAGCCGCGCAATTTCGTCGGCATGGCCAAGTCCGTGCCGGCCGAGCAGATGGAATCCATGCTGCGCGGCGTGGCGCCGGTGGGCGACGAGCAATTGCGCCAATTGGCCGATGCCCGCGCACAGGCAGTTTATGAGAAGTTGCAAGCCCAGGAAGGACTCGCGGATCGTGTCTTCATCGTTGCGCCGCAGTTGGACGCGGACGGCATCAAGGACGAGGGGCAACCCTCGCGCGTGGACTTCTCCCTGAAGTGA